The Erigeron canadensis isolate Cc75 chromosome 1, C_canadensis_v1, whole genome shotgun sequence genome segment AAGTGATATAAGTGACTTATTTACACCCATTAAACTTACTCTGTATAGTAACTAAGTTTAATTTACAAGAGTAAATACTAACATGTGTCCTTTACCCAATGACTAGAGTCCATTATGCTCTATAAGGTCCTTTCTATGTGGTTAAGGACCGAAATTTGAGTGTTTCATTCAAGGACCGGGATATGAAAAATCGGTTTTGTCAGGGGATTTCGGTAAATTTAATATTCAGAAAATAGAACATTTACTTGgtagaaatatcaaaagtcaagcttaaaagtgtcaatatttgatagatTAGTGATAATACTTGTTAAAGTTATTGCTTATTATGTTGTGTTTAAGTTTGGaccaataaaaaatttaagaaaaaaaaaagaactggGAAAACCGAAATCCCACCGAAATTTTGGACTGTAATCAGTTGAATTTCGGAACTTGGACCAAAATATTACTGAAAATTTTGGAACAAAATTTGGACTGCGATCCCAGTTAATGACCGAAAACAGAGATCCCATTGGGATCCCACCGAAATTGACCACTTGGGGTCCTTTAACTACATATATCTCTTGCATTTTACAAGGATGGACCAAAGTGATATTTTTGGTGGAACGTCACATATTGTAACCCTCAATTACAAAAAGTACATCCATATTAAGTTCAAATGTAGCGTGCAACGGTCTTCCATGAAAAGTAGTAATCATGAAAAGACCTGATCTCAGTTCAGGAAGCAATGCGTGCCTTTGTGTGTCTTGAGTGATATAAAAGAAGACCATTTCGGGGGAAATGGGCTTCTCGGGTAGACCAGCTGttaagagagaaaaaaacatttaagaAACGCAAGTCTTTATTTCTAAATAACTCATACAGAGAGACTGCAACTAATTACCTAATTCACTTTCAATTATAAACTCCACCGTAGCAGACAATGTTTTATGTAGATATCCTCTCACAACATCTACATTTAGCAGATACTATCACAAGTATGGTAGAAATCCAATAGTTATAAGTACGCATAAGTGGTGAAATGTGGAATGGAGATCAACTTTTGAAGAATGCATACCTGGATGCTAATGTTTGCTCCATGGAAAGTATCGTAGAATTTCTCTTCTGTTTCTCCATTTTTAAGAATCATAGAAAATGGTATCTGTCAAATTTAAAATCCGATATTTCCTAGAATTTAAACTCACATATTACAATGAAATCGACaggttaaacacttaaatgaaaGTTAATAAGCGGCTAAAACCCTTTCTCAATTTTGTTTTCATAGAGTTTGGTCGTCATGGTAGGTGTAGAAATGCAAAAAATGGTATCAAATGGAAAAAATGCTAccaaatgaaattattttttacttttaacaaaATGGAAATATGACTTATAACAGACATCAGGAAAATACGAAATTTCTATTTTAATCTTTGAAGTATAAGCTGTTTTGAAACTATATACCTGAGAAGTGCCTGCACTGATCTTTCCCGAAGGTTGAACCTCCATGCTCCTCTTCCTGAAGAAAATTAATACGACCAACTTTTTCAACATTAAAAAGACATGCAGAAGTGATAACCAAAAATAGCCTGATCAAGTACAACAGTTCTACATTGACTACAACTTTTTGCATTACGATAACGGTCTAAGTTATAAAATATCAGCGTAATGTGCACAGATGAACAACGCCCCTTTTCTATTTcacataaaattttcaaatattgtTCTAATATGCACCACCCGCCTAACTTTTCAGTCGTCATATTTGAATTTCGATGGGAGAAGTTTGATGTGTGATATAAAAGGTATTTGGTGTGTGAGATAAAAAAGTATTTGTATATTACATTGAACATTGAGTAcaagaaaaacatatacatatatacaatatatataagtgtCTATAGGTATTTGatcactctatatatatatatataaagagatagAGAGAGACATACAGAATAGGAATAGGCTTAAGAACACCATAAATTGATTCAATAATTCCAGCTGAACCTCCACGAACCTATCTCCTCTCACCACCATTATATAAAATCAGatattttgcatatatatatactagtagaaattatttcttaaaaaaaataattaaaagaagtACCTGCAAATTAACAGAAGCATTAGCAGTAAGATGAATACCACGGTGGGAAACAGAAGAAGGGAATTTGGTGATTATTTTTCCCTCAATTGCTTCCTGAAAACAACTAATCAATTAATAATCATACAAGAAAAAAGAAGATTAGATTAGGTTTAAGAGTTAAACGCACATCTGGGCGATAAGTTCGATTGGAACGGGAGAGTTTTATTTCAATaaacatttttcataaaaagaaGAAGCAAAACACGACTTCCTTCCTTGGTGATGATCGATCGATCGATCAATCGATTTTGGCTACCCCGCGTACTTCACTTCAACACCGTTATACTCGTCagttgttactttttttttttttttttttttctttttctaatgtTTTAGTTTGGTTTCGGGATAAATTTACAGCACCGGCCAATTCAATAGGTCATGCCATAAAACTTTGGCTTCGGTAGACCGGCCACGGTATAATTATAAAGTTACATGACTTATATCAAGGTTTACTgtcatagttgttaaactcgaACGAGTCACGAATCGACTTGTACGAATCAAgtcaaaataaagtaaaaacgaACCAACTCGGATGATGACTCAGATTTGCTCCTAACTCGTAGCATGACTCGGTGTTTGTGGTCCGAGTCGtgttccgagtcacgagtcacaaaataatttattatattttttattttttaaaaatttatctttaacttaatatataaatataatacttaatttttacaataattacttgtatataattataaaaatatattatcaaatatcctgactcttacgattcgagtcacgTTTCGAGTCACGAGTTAAAAATCAGGATTTTGATTCGATTCGAATCGAAAACCACGAGTCGACAACTTTGTTTACTATTAGTTCGTTGTCGTATCTAAGGGGCTTGGTGCGTTTTACCAGTTGATGTGTACTAGGGCCGGTCCTGAGGATCCCAATGCTGAAGGCGAGATGATCAAACATATGCCCcatattaaaaactttatacAATCCAAAACTAGACGACTTATCTCCACGTTAAGTTTATCCTATTAATACGAAGCTATGAATTTACAAATTGAGGATATAAACCTTTAATTGAAATTACAACATATAAATCATGTAAAATGACGTCTACGTGCAATTGTTGTTGCAAAAACATCAATTATTTCGTCAAGatctacattatatatatatatataaactaattataatatttaaaagttaaaactactAACTCATAACTACTCTTGACTCATTGTACTTCGTAAATAAGACTTAATATAAAGGTAATGTGGGGAACCCTAACCCTGTTACTACAATTGAATATCCATCAACTCACCTCGTATGAAACTAAAATGGACAATATGAATTAGTCAAGTTAgaaatacaaacataaatttgATAGTAACATAAGACTTGTCGTTCCTAATAATTGAACtcaaaaccttttataaaacttAGAAGTCTCTTTGATTAGTTGGACTGAGCATCGATAGCGGTCATTCGTATTAATAACATAATatattgttacaaaaaaatGTGGCTAGacaaaaaattgaaaacataattAACAAAGTGATAAATGTTGCATCTATCATAAACATATATCACAATTTACAAACGTAATGCAATTTCATAGTAACGACATGTGTTAAAGTTAActtaaatacatataacatatagcATTGAGGTTATGATGGTAAAGCTTTTACGTTttgaagattttaaaaataatgggATGTaagtaaaaaattgaaataaaaaggcGCTTTTTCTTCCTCATACTAGCCGGCGCCGCCGCTCACCATTAAAATGGCAATTTTTTATTCTCAATATTATATAACAAGGATTTGAAGTCTAATGACCATAGTATAACATGCATAACTTGGACTGGCGTTTTGTTGCCCGGTTATATTTTATGCCATGGGCTTCGCCCATTTTGTCCGGCACCAGGGTCGGCCTTAATGCGTACCTTTAGCCATTTAGCCGCTACGTACGGAATACCCAGCATCTATTAGTTGTCATTCTATAGAAAAACTCCCCAAAATGaatgaacatattttattgcattatgtataaatttttataaaagatgtATTATTGTTGATAGCTAAAATTTATCGTAAAATTATCACGCTTTTATCAAGTTCTAATTGTATTTTTGAAATCGAGAAATAACAATAAAGTTTGGTTAGGTTTATCCAATAAATACGAAGCTATGAATTTACAAATTGAGGATATAAACCTTTAATTGAAATTACAACATATAAATCATGTAAAATGACGTCTACGTGCAATTTTTGTTGCAAAAACATCAAATATTTCGTCATGatctacattatatatatatatatatgtatatgtatataaactaattataatatttaaaagttaaaactgcTAACTCATAACCACTCTTGACTCATTGTACTTCGTAAATAAGACTTAATATAAAGGTAATGTGGGGAACTCTAACCCCGTTACTACTATTGAATATCCATCAACTCACCTCGTATGAAACTAAAATGGACAATATGAATTAGTCAAGTTAgaaatacaaacataaatttgATAGTAACATAAGACTTGTCGTTCCTAATAATTGAACTCAAAACCTTTTGTAAAACTTAGAAGTCTCTTTGATTAGTTGGACTGAGCATCAATAGCGGTCATTCGTATTAATAACATAATatattgttacaaaaaaatGTGGCTAGacaaaaaattgaaaacataattAACAAAGTGATAAATTTTGCATCTATCATAAACATATATCACAATTTACAAATGTAATGCAATTTTATAGTAACGACATGTGTTAAAGTTAActtaaatacatataacatatagcATTGAGGTTATGATGGTAAAGCTTTTACGTTTTGAAGATTTTAAAAACAATGGGATGTaagtaaaaaattgaaataaaaaggcATCATAGTGGCTTTTTCTTCCTCGCCGCCGCTCACCATTAAAATggcaattttttattttcaatattatataacaaGGATTTGAAGTCTAATAACCATAGTATAACATGCATAACTTAGACTGGCGTTTTGTTGCCCGGTTATATTTTATGCCATGGGCTTCGCCCCTTTAGCCCGGCACCAGGGTCGGCCCTAATGCGTACCTTTAGCCATTTAGCCGCTACGTACGGAATACCCAACATCTATTAGTTGTCGTTCTATAGAAAAGCTCCCCAAAATGAATGAACATGTTTTATTGCataatgtataaattttataaaagatgTATTGTTGTTGATAGCTAAAATTTATCGTAAAATTATCACTCTTTTATTAAGTTCTAATTGTATTTTTGAAATCGAGAAATAACAATAAAGTTTGGTTAGCCAAATACTGCTATATGATATGACATATTTTAGTTTGTAAAGTTATATGATTAGGTTCTGGTTTTCTAATGAAAAATGTTCGACTTTGTCAAATTAGTATTAGCTAAGCTTTGATGAATCCGCAAATCATTATTACAAGGTAAGAAACTAAAATATGTCAAAGTCATATACAAATAAATCagactttttttagtttgttttattatGGGAAAGATTTAATACTAATCAATGATACGACTATGTAGGGCTGTAAATGAACCAAACAGTTCAT includes the following:
- the LOC122586116 gene encoding vacuolar protein sorting-associated protein 26C → MFIEIKLSRSNRTYRPDEAIEGKIITKFPSSVSHRGIHLTANASVNLQVRGGSAGIIESIYGVLKPIPILKRSMEVQPSGKISAGTSQIPFSMILKNGETEEKFYDTFHGANISIQYLLNVDVVRGYLHKTLSATVEFIIESELAGLPEKPISPEMVFFYITQDTQRHALLPELRSGGFKVSGRICTQCLLSDSLVGELTVEASAVPIYSIEIHLLRVESIMVGEKIATETSTVQTTQIADGDVCRNLSLPIYVMLPRLLTCPTVFAGPFSIEFKVTILITFQTELYNVQQKSDPKAFRKWVAMESLPLELI